A single genomic interval of Saccharothrix saharensis harbors:
- a CDS encoding aminodeoxychorismate/anthranilate synthase component II — translation MRVLVVDNYDSFVYNLVQYLAQLGVECVVRRNDAVELDEVDEVGGVLVSPGPSTPDKAGKSMDVIRHCADRGVPVFGVCLGHQAIGAVWGGTVDLAPELLHGKTSVVHHNGAGVLKGVPSPFTATRYHSLTVLPDTIPAEFEVTGRTESGVVMAMRHRELPVEGVQFHPESVLTEGGHRMLANWLAVCGFEVPEATVGQLENGMRELAAAANRK, via the coding sequence ATGCGCGTGCTCGTGGTCGACAACTACGACAGCTTCGTCTACAACCTCGTCCAGTACCTGGCCCAGCTCGGGGTCGAGTGCGTGGTCCGCCGCAACGACGCCGTCGAGCTGGACGAGGTCGACGAGGTCGGTGGCGTCCTCGTCAGCCCCGGACCCAGCACGCCGGACAAGGCGGGCAAGAGCATGGACGTCATCCGCCACTGCGCGGACCGCGGCGTCCCGGTGTTCGGGGTGTGCCTGGGCCACCAGGCGATCGGCGCGGTGTGGGGCGGCACGGTCGACCTCGCGCCGGAGCTCCTGCACGGCAAGACCAGCGTGGTGCACCACAACGGCGCGGGTGTGCTGAAGGGCGTGCCCAGCCCGTTCACCGCGACCCGCTACCACTCCCTGACCGTGCTGCCGGACACCATCCCGGCCGAGTTCGAGGTGACCGGCCGCACCGAGTCCGGCGTGGTGATGGCCATGCGGCACCGCGAGCTGCCGGTCGAGGGCGTCCAGTTCCACCCGGAGTCCGTGCTGACCGAGGGCGGCCACCGGATGCTGGCCAACTGGCTCGCCGTGTGCGGCTTCGAGGTGCCCGAGGCCACGGTCGGGCAGTTGGAGAACGGCATGCGCGAACTGGCCGCGGCCGCCAACCGGAAGTAG